One window of the Deltaproteobacteria bacterium genome contains the following:
- the guaA gene encoding glutamine-hydrolyzing GMP synthase: MAQASENSKSGWDQKIEGGFVVLDFGSQLTQLIARRLRELHYYSELLPFNTPIEEIAKRKPKGIILSGGPSSVHEDGSPKADVKALREIAPLLGICYGMQLIAQELGGKVEAASSREYGHSYVSWSQALAPKVPVSQKVWMSHGDVVRVPPPGFKIVGKSDSDHAAAMRGDRVWAVQFHPEVAHTDHGIEILREFAFEFCKATPAWSSVSIVEHLITGIRERVGPKDKVLCGLSGGVDSSVVAALLTRALEPNRVHCVFVNNGLLRKNEYDEVLRQYKLIGLNVTGVDAEDDFLDALKDLDDPEAKRKAIGRVFIDVFVEAAKKTGNSYEWLAQGTLYPDVIESVSPRGASVTIKSHHNVGGLPEKMNMKLVEPLRELFKDEVRQIGRELDLPQDILGRHPFPGPGLAIRCMGDVTREKLNVIRDADAIFISALREKGLYDKIWQAFCVLLPVRTVGVQGDARTYDRVLALRAVTSSDGMTADWYPFEFQFLREVSNRITNQVKGVNRVVYDVTSKPPGTIEWE; this comes from the coding sequence ATGGCACAAGCATCAGAAAATTCGAAAAGTGGTTGGGATCAAAAAATCGAAGGTGGGTTTGTCGTCCTAGATTTTGGAAGTCAACTAACGCAGTTGATCGCAAGGCGATTACGAGAACTTCATTATTACTCAGAACTTTTGCCTTTCAATACACCGATCGAAGAGATTGCGAAACGAAAGCCCAAGGGGATTATTCTTTCAGGCGGCCCATCGTCGGTTCACGAAGATGGAAGTCCGAAAGCTGATGTTAAAGCTTTGCGGGAAATAGCACCGCTTTTGGGAATCTGCTACGGCATGCAGCTAATCGCGCAAGAGCTTGGTGGCAAAGTCGAAGCGGCCAGCAGTAGAGAGTACGGACACAGCTATGTATCGTGGAGCCAAGCTCTTGCACCAAAGGTACCGGTTTCACAAAAAGTTTGGATGAGCCACGGGGATGTTGTTCGTGTGCCACCACCGGGATTTAAAATTGTTGGCAAAAGCGATTCGGATCATGCCGCGGCAATGCGCGGTGATCGCGTCTGGGCTGTGCAGTTTCATCCCGAAGTCGCACACACGGATCATGGAATCGAAATTTTGCGTGAATTTGCTTTCGAGTTCTGCAAAGCGACTCCGGCTTGGAGTTCAGTTTCGATCGTCGAGCATCTTATAACAGGCATTCGCGAACGTGTTGGTCCAAAAGATAAGGTACTTTGTGGGCTGTCGGGCGGCGTTGATTCGTCGGTTGTCGCAGCTCTTTTGACGAGAGCGCTTGAGCCGAACCGCGTCCACTGCGTTTTCGTTAACAATGGACTGCTTAGAAAAAATGAATACGATGAGGTCTTGCGTCAGTACAAACTCATAGGCCTCAATGTCACGGGCGTTGACGCAGAAGACGATTTTTTAGATGCGTTAAAAGATCTCGACGATCCAGAGGCGAAACGGAAAGCGATCGGCAGGGTTTTTATTGATGTCTTCGTCGAAGCCGCAAAGAAAACGGGCAACTCCTACGAATGGCTGGCGCAAGGAACGCTTTATCCAGACGTGATCGAAAGTGTTTCGCCCCGTGGAGCGTCAGTAACAATCAAATCCCACCACAACGTGGGCGGTTTGCCAGAAAAAATGAACATGAAGCTCGTCGAACCTCTTCGGGAGCTTTTTAAAGATGAGGTTCGTCAAATTGGGCGCGAGTTAGATCTCCCGCAAGACATATTGGGTCGTCATCCGTTCCCAGGTCCAGGGCTTGCGATTCGCTGCATGGGCGATGTTACAAGAGAAAAGCTGAACGTAATCAGAGATGCAGACGCTATTTTTATTTCAGCACTTCGAGAAAAGGGACTATACGATAAAATTTGGCAGGCGTTCTGCGTTTTGCTTCCAGTTCGCACAGTCGGGGTCCAGGGTGATGCCAGGACCTATGATCGTGTTCTCGCGTTGCGCGCTGTTACATCCTCGGATGGAATGACGGCCGATTGGTATCCATTTGAGTTTCAATTTTTACGCGAGGTATCGAATCGCATCACAAACCAGGTCAAAGGTGTGAATAGAGTCGTCTATGACGTGACGTCAAAGCCTCCTGGCACGATAGAATGGGAATAA